The sequence below is a genomic window from Lycium ferocissimum isolate CSIRO_LF1 chromosome 9, AGI_CSIRO_Lferr_CH_V1, whole genome shotgun sequence.
aaccttggttctttttacccatatatttacaactttaaattttcagtcactttaaattagtccacaaaccaaatcaactataaaacccttttctggaatacaccaggaccgcaagattagtataatacttgtttagtaaacttttcacaccatattctctgtgggattcgaccccaacctcgttgggttactatatttgacaacgttcgcgttataccattaataggtgtaatttgagcgtatcaaattttggcgccgttgccggggaatacggttttgaaattactaaatagtgtttactcttcttaaagtctttgtcatattccaacaCACCTCGTTTGCTACCTTGTAAACCAGGTGATCATGGCCAACAACGAACTTCCAATCGAGAATGTTTTTGCTGATGAACCAGAAGCAGATGAAGACTTTGCATCTGCAATCGTTCATCCGAGGGTGACTGCTACTACTATCAAGTTTGATAATTCCCTCTATCATATGCTCAAACAAGAGGGATACTTTCGGAATGCAGTCGATGATGACCCTCACCAACATATAACAAACTTTTTGGATGTGTGCTCTAAGCATATCCAACGGGGAGTGACTCAAGAAGCAGTCCGGTTGAAACTCTTCAAATATTCGTTAGCCGGAGAAGCAAGAAAATGGTTCACAAAGCTGCCCCAGAACTCTATTGCTACATGGGAAGAGATGGTCAGAGTTTTTCTCAGGAAGTGGTACCCCCGAGTAAAAAGGCTGAAATTCGTGATCAGATTTACGAATTCAAACAACGTAATGGGGAACAACTTTTTGAAGCTTGGGAGAGGTACAAGGAATATTTGGATAGGAGTCCAAACCATGGTTTTCTAGAATAGATTTTGAAGGAGAAGTTTTACAGAGGTTTGGATCCTATGACCCAAGCAATAGCCAATAATGCTGCCAGCGGGTGTTTCATGAATAAGTCCTATGCTACTATTACTGATATACTTAACCGATTGACTACACACAGCCAAGCATGGCATTCAAGTAATTCTGATGGACTATCACTTGGAACACCGTTGATTCAAAACATTGTGAAAGATAGCCAGGAAACGCAGCAGACATTGGCACAATTGGCCACTAGTCTCTCTTTACTGACAAAGAGGCTTGATGAGAGAGAAGCGAAGAAGGTGAATGTTTGTGAAGATATCTCAGGCATGCCGCCTGGAATGTACCAAGTCCATGAGGGTCCGTATCAGGAGGGCCCCCTCCGCAAGTTGAGAATGTTCAGTATGCAGATTACATAGCGAAGGGGAGATTTCGGGCCGATTCGAGAGATGTGGCGACCCCAACAAGGGCAGGGGTCATACAATCAAGGGAACtataacaacaaccaagggaactacaacaacaactatggtGGACCGAACCAAGggagatacaacaacaacaacggtAATTTTGGGAACAGAAGTTCCAACCCTTACATTCCACCAAAAGGGCAATCTAATGATCAAGGTAGTTCGAGGTTGGAGTCAATGCTTGAGAAAGTGTTAGCAAGTCAGACGAACACTGAAAAGACATTATCTGGGCTTTCAGAGACGGTGGTCTCTCATTCAGCAGCTATTCAGAATCTTGAACAGCAGATGCGTGATCTTTCTAGAGAACAAACATCTGCTAGAAAAGGAGGGCTTCCTAGTGATACTATTCCAAACCCGAAGAATGGTGGGGGAGTGGAACGTACTTTTGCTATTAGCACaaggagtggtaaaatacttcAAGGTGCTGACAAGAAGGTGGTTGATCTAGAACCTAttattgaggaagaagaggTGCATTCTGATGTGCCTATTATTGATGAGGAAGTCCGTGGTGAAGAAAAAGTTCTTTGATATTCTAGAAGTTGCGCCGATATAGGAAACACACGATAAAAGGGGCTCTTCGCCCTTTGACTCAGATGTACAAAGCAAAGCCtccctttcctcagaggttggcaaagaagaatgatgatgctaagtgtCAGAAGTTCTATGATCAGTTGAAGCAGTTAACAGTGAATTTTCCATTCTTAGATGTTGTCAAAGAGATGCCCGGATTTGCTAAGTTTGTGAAAGACCTGCTTACAAAGAAAAGGTCTGTTCAACATGAGACAGTGAATTTAACTCATCGAGTGAGTTCAATTATTGCTTCCACCACAGTTCAGAAGAAGGGAGACCCAGGGGCGTTCACTATTCCGTGCAATATTGGGCTTCATGCATTCGCCCGTGctctgtgtgataatggggcgagtatTAACTTGATGCCCCTTGCTATTTTCAAACAATCTGGATTGGGGACTCCTAGACCGACTTCTATGCGATTACAGATGGCAGACAGATCTATCAAGAAGCCAATTGGAGTTATAGATGATGTGTTGGTGCAAGTGGGTAAGTTCATGTTGCCTGCTGATTTCGTGATTCTGGATTGTGCGGTGGATAGAGATATTCCCATTATCTTGGGAAGACCGTTCCTTGCTACGGGAAGAGCGCTTATGGActctgaaaagaatgaaattaagttCGAGTGAATGATGAAGAAGTAACTTTCCAAGCAAGCAAGGGGATGAAGTTGCCAAGCGCTTATGAGAGTATCTCGGttattgattcgtttgatggGATTGATGATGCTGTTGAacataaaatggaagaagaaagtctgGGAGAAGCTCTCACTGCAGTTCTGATAAATTTTGATGCTTGTGATATGGAGGGCTACGTGGAAACTATAAACGCGCTTGAGGGTCGAGGTTCCTACACTTATCACCCAagaaagcttgatcttgatCTTGCAAATAGAACTACTCCACCAGCTAAGCCTTCTATTGTCGAGCCTCCAAAGCTTGAGCTCAAGCAGCTCCCATCACATTTGAggtatgagttccttggtccgAACAAGACATTGCCAGTAATTATTTCAGCATTATTGACTGAGGAACAAATTGAGCGTTTAGTGGAGATTTTGCGCGAGTACAGAcgtgctattggttggaccatagcagacattcgGGGTATTCCTTCTGGTATTTGTGAGCATAAAATTCAGCTAGAGGAGGACAGCAAGCCGAGTGTTGAGCATCAGCGGAGATTGAACCAGAACATGCAAGAGGTTGTGAAAAAGGAGATTATAAAGTGGTTAGATACTGGGGTAGTGTATCCAATTGCAGACAGCAAGTGAATAAGTCCTGTTCAATGTGTACCAAAGAAACGAGGTATCACTGTGGTGcctaatgcaaagaatgagttgaTTCCCACTCGTACGATTCGGGTGGCGTGTTTGCATGGATTATAGGAAGAGAGAATATCGCCACGTGTAAAGACCATTTTCCCATGCCTTTCATCGATCAGATGCTGGATAGGCTAGCTGGGAGGTCTTACTATTAGTTCCTAGATGGATACTCGGGCTATAATCAGATCAACATTGCCTTGGAAGATCAAGAGAAGACGACTTTTACTTGTCCGTATGGGACGTTTGCGTTCAGCCGAATGCCCtttgggttgtgtaatgcaccaGCCACGTTTTAGAGGTGCATGATGTCGATCTTTTCTGACATGGTAGAGGACTTCTTGGAggtatttatggatgatttctctATTGTTGGTGATTCGTTTGATGATTGTCTTGACTATCTGGGTCAAGTGCTGAAAAGATGTGAGGAGACAAATCTCgtgctaaattgggagaagtgccactttatggtgaaggaagggatcatcctcggtcacaaaatctctaaaaagggaattgaggtcgatcaagcgaagatagatgtgattgcaaaacttcctCCACCCATCTCAGTCAAAGGTGTCCGAAGTTTCTTGGGACATGTTTGGGTTTTATGGCGCTTCATCAAggatttctccaagattgctaactcgatgtgcaagcttcttgaaaaagaggctaagtttgtATTTGATGACAAGTGCCGAAAGGCATTTGATGAATTGAAGGAGCACCTCACTACTGTTCCTGTGATTGTTATTCCAGATTGGTCATTACCTTTTGAGCTAATATGTGATGCTAGTGGGTTTGCAATAGGTGCTGTGCTTGGTCagaggcacaataaaattatgcacccgatctaCTATGCTAGTAGGACACTTAATGCGGCGCAGATGAACTACACGGTGACCGAGCAAGAACTGCTTGCAATAGTttatgcttttgagaagttttgGTCCTATTTGCTGGGGTCCAAGGTTGTGGTGTACACTGACCATGCTGTGTTGAGGTATTTGATGGCAAAGAAGGAAGCTAAGCCGCGACTGATTCATTGGGTCCTTTTGTTACAAGAGTTTGATTTCGAAGTAAAAGATCGAAAGGGATCCGAAAATCAAGTCGCAGATCATCTCTCTAGGCTTGAAGAAACTGGGGTGCCAGCAGAAGAACTTGACATTGAAGATGCGTTTCCAGATGAGCAAGTTTTGGCGGTGTCTATGCAGGTGGCACCTTGGTTTGCCGATTTTGCTAACTACTTGGTAACTGGTAGCATTCCCGATGAGATAAAATCGTATCAGAAGAAGAAGTTTTTGCGGGATGTTCGTCAGTACTATTGGGATGAACCATACCTATTCAGAACTTACGCTAATAATATTATT
It includes:
- the LOC132032175 gene encoding uncharacterized protein LOC132032175 codes for the protein MYKAKPPFPQRLAKKNDDAKCQKFYDQLKQLTVNFPFLDVVKEMPGFAKFVKDLLTKKRSVQHETVNLTHRVSSIIASTTVQKKGDPGAFTIPCNIGLHAFARALCDNGASINLMPLAIFKQSGLGTPRPTSMRLQMADRSIKKPIGVIDDVLVQVGKFMLPADFVILDCAVDRDIPIILGRPFLATGRALMDSEKNEIKFE